One genomic region from Haloterrigena gelatinilytica encodes:
- a CDS encoding DNA polymerase II large subunit codes for MREVDERYFERLESRLDEAFDVAERAKERGADPKPEVEIPTARDMADRVENILGIDGVAERVRELEGEMSREEAALELAEDFAEGRVGDYESKAGKVEGAVRTAVALLTEGVVAAPIEGIDKVEILENDDGTEFVNVYYAGPIRSAGGTAQALSVLVADYTRALVGIEQFNARDEEIERYAEEIALYDKETGLQYTPKDKETKFIAKHMPIMLDGEATGDEEVSGFRDLERVDTNSARGGMCLVMAEGIALKAPKIQRYTRNLDEIDWPWLQDLIDGTYYEDAADEGDGEDDADEDEAADAESEGEGEAPADGDDTDEPQGPPRVEKSQKFLRDLIAGRPVFSHPCAEGGFRLRYGRARNHGFATAGVHPAAMHLVDDFLATGTQIKTERPGKAAGVVPVDSIEGPTVKLANGDVRRIDDPEDALEIRNGVEKILDLGEYLVNYGEFVENNHPLAPASYTYEWWIQDLEAAGADTQALEDDPRIDLEFPDPEEALEWAVEYDAPLHPEYTYLWHDISVDAFCDLAAAVADGRIERDGDGSVNGNGDDSVLVLEYSDPVREALERIVIEHRQRPDENRLEVDDWRPFVHTVGCEPRQAVADGAALDPDPDHDGDGDDPQEPTIELERTWTDDDLSERARTWGHESEGDNAIEAVNEVAPFQVRERAPTRIGNRMGRPEKSESRDLSPAVHTLFPIGEAGGAQRNVADAAKHAETMSDTPGVVELQVGRQRCPDCATETFKNRCPDCDARTEPDYRCPDCDESLEPDDAGRVECDRCEREGTCVEVREIDVNDEFRSALESVGERENAFEILKGVKGLSSTNKIPEPIEKGILRAKHDVSAFKDGTVRYDMTDLPVTSVRASELDIDVGQLQALGYEEDIHGEPLTHEDQLVELKVQDIVLSDGAAEHMLQTADFIDDLLEQYYGLEPFYEFEDRQDLVGELVFGMAPHTSAATVGRVIGFTSAAVGYAHPYFHAAKRRNCDGDEDCVMLLLDGLLNFSKSFLPDQRGGKMDAPLVMSSRIDPSEIDDEAHNMDVVSQYPREFFLATREQADPEEVDVEIAEENLGTDLEYTGFEHTHDTTDIAMGPDLSAYKTLGSMMDKMDAQLELSRKLEAVDETDVAERVIEYHFLPDLIGNLRAFSRQETRCLDCGEKFRRMPLTGDCRECGGRVNLTVHKGSVNKYMQTAIQVADEYDCRDYTKQRLEVLERSLESIFENDKNKQSGIEDFM; via the coding sequence ATGCGCGAGGTAGACGAACGGTACTTCGAGCGCCTCGAGTCCCGGTTGGACGAGGCCTTCGACGTCGCCGAGCGGGCCAAGGAACGCGGCGCCGACCCGAAACCCGAGGTCGAGATTCCGACCGCGCGGGACATGGCCGACCGCGTCGAGAACATCCTCGGAATCGACGGCGTCGCCGAGCGCGTCCGCGAACTCGAGGGGGAGATGAGCCGCGAGGAGGCGGCTCTCGAACTCGCCGAGGACTTCGCCGAGGGTCGGGTCGGCGACTACGAGTCAAAGGCCGGGAAGGTCGAGGGCGCGGTCCGCACCGCGGTCGCCCTGCTGACAGAAGGGGTCGTCGCGGCGCCCATCGAGGGGATCGACAAGGTCGAGATCTTAGAGAACGACGACGGCACGGAGTTCGTCAACGTCTACTACGCCGGCCCGATCCGGTCGGCTGGCGGGACCGCGCAGGCCCTCTCGGTCCTCGTGGCCGACTACACCCGCGCGCTCGTCGGTATCGAGCAGTTCAACGCGCGCGACGAGGAGATCGAGCGCTACGCCGAGGAGATCGCCCTCTACGACAAGGAGACCGGCCTCCAGTACACGCCCAAGGACAAGGAGACGAAGTTCATCGCGAAGCACATGCCGATCATGCTGGACGGCGAGGCCACCGGCGACGAGGAGGTCTCCGGCTTCCGCGACTTAGAGCGGGTCGACACCAACAGCGCCCGCGGCGGGATGTGTCTGGTCATGGCCGAGGGGATCGCGCTCAAGGCGCCGAAGATCCAGCGTTACACCCGCAACCTGGACGAGATCGACTGGCCGTGGCTTCAGGACCTGATCGACGGCACCTACTACGAGGACGCGGCCGACGAGGGGGACGGCGAGGACGACGCCGACGAGGACGAGGCCGCCGACGCCGAGAGCGAGGGCGAGGGCGAGGCCCCCGCGGACGGCGATGACACCGACGAACCGCAGGGTCCCCCGCGCGTCGAGAAGTCCCAGAAGTTCCTCCGGGACCTGATCGCCGGCCGCCCCGTCTTCTCACACCCCTGCGCGGAAGGCGGGTTCCGACTGCGCTACGGTCGCGCGCGCAACCACGGCTTCGCGACCGCCGGCGTCCACCCCGCCGCGATGCACCTCGTCGACGACTTCCTCGCGACCGGCACCCAGATCAAGACCGAGCGCCCCGGCAAGGCGGCGGGGGTCGTCCCCGTCGACTCCATCGAGGGGCCGACGGTCAAACTCGCCAACGGCGACGTCCGCCGGATCGACGACCCCGAGGACGCCCTCGAGATCAGAAACGGCGTCGAGAAAATCCTCGATCTCGGGGAGTATCTGGTCAACTACGGCGAGTTCGTCGAGAACAACCACCCGCTCGCGCCGGCCTCCTACACCTACGAGTGGTGGATCCAGGACCTCGAGGCCGCGGGCGCGGACACGCAAGCGCTCGAGGACGACCCCCGAATCGACCTCGAGTTCCCCGACCCCGAGGAGGCGCTGGAGTGGGCCGTCGAGTACGACGCCCCCTTACACCCCGAGTACACCTATCTCTGGCACGACATCTCGGTCGACGCCTTCTGCGATCTCGCAGCGGCGGTCGCCGACGGCCGGATCGAGCGGGACGGCGACGGCAGCGTGAACGGGAACGGGGACGACAGCGTCCTCGTCCTCGAGTACTCCGACCCCGTCCGCGAGGCGCTCGAGCGGATCGTCATCGAACACCGTCAGCGACCGGACGAGAATCGACTCGAGGTCGACGACTGGCGGCCGTTCGTCCACACCGTCGGCTGCGAGCCCCGGCAGGCGGTCGCCGACGGTGCCGCGCTGGACCCTGATCCGGACCACGACGGCGACGGCGACGACCCCCAGGAGCCGACCATCGAACTCGAGCGCACCTGGACCGACGACGACCTCTCCGAGCGCGCCCGCACCTGGGGCCACGAATCCGAGGGCGACAACGCCATCGAGGCGGTCAACGAGGTCGCCCCCTTCCAGGTTCGCGAGCGCGCACCTACGCGAATCGGGAACCGCATGGGCCGCCCCGAAAAGTCCGAGAGCCGGGACCTGAGCCCGGCGGTCCACACCCTGTTCCCCATCGGCGAGGCCGGCGGCGCACAGCGCAACGTCGCCGACGCCGCCAAACACGCCGAGACGATGTCCGACACCCCCGGCGTCGTCGAACTCCAGGTCGGCCGCCAGCGCTGTCCCGACTGCGCGACGGAGACGTTCAAGAACCGCTGTCCCGACTGCGACGCGCGGACCGAACCCGACTACCGCTGTCCCGACTGCGACGAGTCCCTCGAACCCGACGACGCCGGCCGCGTCGAGTGCGACCGCTGTGAACGCGAGGGCACCTGCGTCGAGGTCCGCGAGATCGACGTCAACGACGAGTTCCGCTCGGCCCTCGAGTCCGTCGGGGAACGCGAGAACGCCTTCGAGATCCTCAAAGGCGTCAAGGGGCTGTCCTCGACGAACAAGATCCCCGAACCCATCGAGAAGGGGATCCTGCGCGCGAAACACGACGTCTCGGCGTTCAAGGACGGCACCGTCCGCTACGACATGACCGACCTCCCGGTCACGTCCGTCCGCGCCAGCGAACTCGACATCGACGTCGGCCAGCTGCAGGCGCTGGGCTACGAGGAGGACATCCACGGCGAGCCGCTGACCCACGAGGACCAGCTCGTGGAGCTGAAAGTCCAGGACATCGTCCTCTCGGACGGCGCCGCCGAACACATGCTCCAGACCGCCGACTTCATCGACGACCTGCTCGAGCAGTACTACGGCCTCGAGCCGTTCTACGAGTTCGAGGACCGGCAGGACCTCGTCGGCGAACTCGTCTTCGGGATGGCGCCCCACACGTCGGCGGCGACTGTCGGCAGAGTGATCGGTTTCACGAGCGCGGCGGTCGGATACGCGCATCCGTACTTTCACGCCGCGAAACGGCGCAACTGCGACGGTGACGAAGATTGCGTGATGCTGCTTCTTGACGGACTTCTTAACTTTAGCAAATCGTTCTTGCCGGATCAACGGGGGGGTAAGATGGACGCGCCCTTAGTCATGTCCTCGAGGATCGATCCCTCCGAGATCGACGACGAGGCTCACAACATGGACGTCGTCTCGCAGTACCCCCGCGAGTTCTTCCTCGCGACCCGCGAGCAGGCCGACCCCGAGGAGGTCGACGTCGAAATCGCCGAGGAGAACCTCGGCACCGACCTCGAGTACACCGGCTTCGAACACACCCACGACACCACCGACATCGCGATGGGGCCCGACCTCTCGGCGTACAAGACGCTGGGCTCGATGATGGACAAGATGGACGCCCAGCTCGAGCTCTCGCGGAAACTCGAGGCCGTCGACGAGACCGACGTCGCCGAGCGAGTCATCGAGTACCACTTCCTGCCGGACCTGATCGGGAACCTGCGCGCGTTCTCGCGACAGGAGACCCGCTGTCTCGACTGCGGCGAGAAGTTCCGCCGAATGCCCTTGACCGGGGACTGCCGGGAGTGTGGCGGCCGCGTCAACCTCACCGTCCACAAGGGCTCGGTCAACAAGTACATGCAGACGGCGATCCAGGTCGCCGACGAGTACGACTGCCGTGACTACACGAAACAG